CTGCTAGTTTGCAAATAAGAACTCTGTCTGTTCCTGTATATCAGATTATAAGATCAGGATTGCAAAACTGCAACAGAGCaagtaattattttagaaaaatagatAGCTGTTTTGCTTGAACCATGTCTTGTGCTCCTCAAatgtatttaatcttttttaaatctaagtTTAGGGGAGAGATTTTTTGTGGAGATAGAGGAAGGGAGACTTTAAATGTCCAAGAAATCTTGAGCAGTTCTTGAGTAGCATGTGAAATGTCAGCTCCGTGGTACATGTTGCAGTATAGGCTGAGGTCCCTCTCTCCAGATGGATGTGCATAGCCATGGAAACTCACTGTAGAAGTTATTAAACGTATAACTGAATgtactgaaatgcttttctaaaaTACGTTTTTTTGATGAAAGTCCATGCCAATCATTTTGTGTTtataggaaacaaaaacaaaaaaggtccagggaaaaaaagatttaatatttaataaagctATATAACTCAGGActtattaaaattttgaaatatcacTTCTATTTCCTCcattaaagaagaaatagatgCTATTGAAGAGAGTAATGAATTTGTATCTTAAtaaactggaataaaaatagTACATCATTTATGTCCCATACTTTtacataaaacattaaaaacctGATAGTAGATATAAtggtttatttctttcttgttgtATTCCTTCCACACTTACAGCTGTGTGGGCTGGCTGAATGCAGACTACTTGATGCTCCTTCTATGTAGATGTAAATAACTGTCCAAGGCACAAAATATGCATAGTAGACAATGACTAGTGGAGGTTTTATTTTGGCATTGTATTATAgacaataaaattaaacaaaaatacagtaagatcactttattttgtttgttagttgaaaaatatttcataaaaaaattttCTTATAGGTCCGTGACTGCCGCTTGGTTAGCCTTCTTGATCTGGCCCTGGAGAAGGACTATGTGCGCTCAAAAATTGCGGAGTACATGAACTACCTTATTGATATTGGTGTAGCAGGTTTCCGGATTGATGCTGCCAAGCATATGTGGCCTGAGGATGTGAAGGCAACTTTAGACAAACTGCACAACCTAAATACTAATTGGTTTTCTCCAGAATCTAAACCTTTCATTTACCAGGAggtaattaattttcttaaactCATTTTACAAGTATCCTTTTGCAGATATTCTGTAGACTGAGTCCTACGCTTGAAGCTATTCTTGTTTGAACTGGGACTGAGCACCTATCAGACTGAAGATCTATAAAAATAGATGTTAAGATTTAATAACCACATTTTCAGATCTTTAATCTCTCTGCTAATGGTTGTAGACATGCAAAATGCCTCATTTGTTTTGTACATTCTGAGCTGATAACCTGGAAATTTCAATTGAGATATAATCTTGATTGATTTCAGAAAGAGATTATTTCACTCTGTGTTTTTTGTACTGTATGgtaatacaaaaaaatactgtaagtctggcaagggatattaaggacaacaagaagggattggactagatgatcccagaagtcccttccaacttaCCCATTCCGTGATTCTGTATTCCCAGTACATAaaactgcaacagaaaatgGCATAAACAGTgctttttgaaatttgaaatttgttttacatCTCAGTTACAAATTCTAGTAAGAGCTGAGAAACTAGTAAGTATTGGTTTCAGTCAGCAGAAGCTAAATTCACTagacatattttattaaatcagtATGTTACCTATAAGGTCTAAGGTACAAATACTGCAATATAGTTTATCTATatcatgaaaataagaaatgaactGACCCATGTGCTGGAAACAATAGCATTGGGATCTAGACTAAAGATAAAGTTGTTATAGCCCAAGCCTTAATTATGCTATAGCAATCAGAGATGGTAATGAGGTAGGTGGTGGATATGGAAAAAAGGTCACCACAGCTGGGCtgaattaaagagaaataaaatagtttcaaatgcaattttgaaagtaactgaaataatttaacaaGCTCAAATTATTACTCTTTCATAGAACAGCTTATAGGGCAGTTTATTTCCATCTTTGTTagcaaaaaggaaagttttcttttttctgtagaacTGCCCAACTTCTTCCTGCCTTTATTCAGTCCCATTTTAACATGTCTACATTGTGTTTTATACTGAGGTGGGGTTCATTTACAGAGCAGAAGCAAATGTGATTAGCAGATAcaaaagttatttctgtttatgtGAGGCAAGAAATATTGTTCAGGGATGTACACTGTACTCCTTGGTTTAATATGTTTGGTCAGGCTGGCATAGATCCCTACTTTTTGTTTCCTGCGCCAGGTAATTGACTTGGGTGGAGAGCCGATCACAGGCAGTCAGTACTTTGGGAATGGCCGAGTGACGGAATTCAAATATGGTGCAAAACTGGGGACCGTGATCCGCAAGTGGAATGGCGAGAAGATGGCGTACTTAAAGTAAGGGTGACCATCCTGTGACTTCCGCGGGATAATGCAACTGGATGTGCAGCTGGACACGGCAGTCTCAAGCCTTTGTCTTTGTGTCTAGGAACTGGGGAGAAGGCTGGGGCTTTGTGCCTTCCGACAGAGCCCTGGTCTTTGTGGATAATCACGATAACCAGCGTGGGCATGGGGCTGGTGGAGCTTCAATCCTAACCTTCTGGGATGCCAGGTAAGAGATGCCGTTGTGTGGGGGATGCTACTTTTGTGGGTTTTTCTCCCTGGCATGATGTCCCTTTCTGTATCTCATTACTTCTGGTCTTACAGGCTTTACAAAATGGCAGTTGGTTTCATGCTGGCTCATCCATATGGATTCACGCGGGTGATGTCAAGCTTTCGTTGGccaagatattttgaaaatgggaaGGTGAGTTTATAAAGATGGAGATCAATTTTCTGCCCGTAAGGATCCAAAGAGAGCCAGTGAACCAGTCAAGTCCAGCTAGGCTTGTAAATCTTAAATGATTTCTGTGTCCTGTGCTGTTTGCACGCGTTGGAAATGTGGTGTTCTCGCTAGCTTTCCTCTCCAGTCTGTATCTCTGCATTTTCAGTACGAATGGTAAAAGTTCTCTTTTCAATGAAAGGATGTTAATGACTGGTACGGACCACCAAGCAACTCGGATGGATCAATAAAATCCGTTACAATTAATGCAGATTCCACCTGTGGCAACGACTGGGTTTGTGAGCATCGCTGGCGTCAAATAAGGTAGGGTGCTGTGGAGGAGCGTTCAGCAAAGGCAGTTAATTTTGCATCGTGTTCTTTGTTGCTTTAGAGCTCTTGCAGTTACAGCAACAGCCATTCTTTGCACATGCAGGAACATGGTTATCTTCCGTAACGTGGTGGATGGTGAGCCTTTCTCAAACTGGTGGGACAACAACAGCAATCAAGTGGCTTTTGGACGTGGTAATAAAGGATTCATCGTCTTTAATAACGATGACTGGTAAGTCGTGGAGTTGAAGAGGCTGAGGGATGGTGGCTGTGGAGAGACGCACAGCGCCTCAAGCGCGGTCTGACACAAAGGTGGTGTGTTGTGTCTTTGCAACAGAACACAGTCAGGTGAAGGAGATGTGATAACACAGAAGCTAAGGCTTAGGGGTCTGAAGTGAGTATCTGAAGGTGTAGAAATGGCCTGTTAGTGTTTTTGGTGCACTAGTCCTATTCTCTGCCTCTGTCTGTCTGGGAAACAATGGCTGTGGCTGGAGTCCTGCCCATGGGTTGGAGTTGGAGCAGCTGGAgttttggcagctgtgagtgAAAAGGGAGCTCTCACCTCTCTCATGCCATCCAGCTGGAACGAGCTGGAGATCTAATTCCTGCTAACAGTGTGTGTCCTGCTGTGAAGCTTGGTGAACCCTTTGATTTTGTCCCATACTCCTTTTTTGAGGACTGGTGGTATCCCTACAGCCTGAGTTAGATTTCTGTGCTTGCATTCTAGACCTCCTGGTCTAGAGGGCCAAAAGAGAGGGTGGGGGTTGTTACAGGGATAAACCAAGAACTCTCTCCCACTCAACTGCCCTTCCAAGTAATGGCCCTGGCATCAGATCTGGAAGTGCTTGAGGCAGGTTGAGATACCTGTTTTGAAAACTCAGCATAAAGAGCATTCACTTGTTTTCACCTAGGCAAATGAATATGAATTTGCAAACTGGACTGCCTGCTGGTACCTACTGCGATGTTATTTCTGGACAGAAGGAGGACAACAGGTGTACCGGAATACAGGTGTACGTTTCCGGTGATGGCATGGCCAATTTCCAGATTAGTAACAATGCTGAAGACCCATTTGTTGCAATTCACGTTGATGCTAAATTGTAGCTCGagcaaaatgtgtttcttctcttGGTCTGTACGTATACGATCGCCTCGTATTGAAGGATGAGTAACTCTCTGGATCTAGTGAATAAAATACAGGCTTTAAATCAAAGAGTAGTGCTTCTTCTCTTAACGGATTGGGTTGTGACTTTCTCACGTCATACTTCGTGGCAGGCAATGGTAGGTTTTAAGGATGTGCTGGCAATGTGTTGCTGTGCTGCCCAGATTGCAGgaacagcaggggaaaaaagcttGGGTAAGTTAACCGGGCTCGTTTCCAAGGCCGATACGTGCACACACATCATGTGCTGAGGAGCGGCCACGCTGCGGCCAGTTGGCTGCTGGCTGCATGTATCGACACAGAAACGAGATGCCTTTCTGGTGACCAACCAAACGAAGCATGTGGCTCGGCAGACCCCAGTGGCCTGCTTCAAACTCACCTTCTCACGGCGGCTATCCCAAAGGCGAATGTGAAGCGAGATGTGTGTCCGGGCATTGCTTAGCCATCGTGACAGTGGCATAAGCGCAGCGCTGTCTCCATGGTGTGTTACTTCTGACAGTTCTGTAGTATCTTGCCTAATTATGGAGCCTGCGCACAGAGTGGGCAGCTCCCACAGTTTTACTGCCAGCCAAGAGACAATCCCCAGAAAATGCGCGCGTACCACCCTCGCTTGAAAGCAAACCGCCTCCTTGGGAGCAGGCGCTTGGCGTGAGCCGGTCTGCACAGGCAACTGCAAGAGGCATGGTAAGAGTTACTGTTCTGGAGAGCAGGGTTCACCCTGAAAGGctatttcccttttctgcaggagggagggagagcgTGTGGTTGTGCTGGGGGGGGATTGGCTCGCACCGTGTTGAAGGCGCAGTGTGCTTGGCAAAGTGGGAGCACGAGGAAAGGCCGTGTCCCCGGCCCAGGGCTGGACCTGCCATCTCCCTCGCTAGGGGTGGCTAGAGCCACCTTTCTGAGGGCAGGGGCCCGCTGGCAAACCGCAGCCTTTGCGTCTGCTCACTGGAAAGGTGTCCCAGACTGGGGAGCCCCTCGCGGAAGGGGTGAGGAGCAGAGGCTGGTCTGCAGCAGCAGTTAATAGCCTTTGCAAACCTGTCTTTTCCCTCCGGGGTCACATCGGGGAGCCCTCCCACACCTTTgaagcagcctggccctgcctgctcgctcgctcgctctcttTCTGGGTCAGCATAGCCCTGTCTGtgggagctgtgctggcagcGAGCTACAACCGTCAGAAACCAGGAGATGCCGTGCTGGCTACTGTTCAGAGATTCCCTGACCCGGCATATAGCACTTGCTCTAGCCGTAAAGATTGCTGTTCCTTTCTCTACCCCCTCCACTGCCGTGGCTAAGGATCGACCCGACACACACGGCCCGAGGAGTCCGCGAACGATCAGGAGGCAAGAACGTGCCGAATAAGGATAGGGAGATGCCTGTGCCTGCAAACACTCTGGGATCCAGTTTTTGTTGATGCTGGAAGGCAGCGAGTGGTTTTGCTGGCAGAAGCCGTGGTAGGTTGAGCCTTAGTTCTGCATCTAATGCTGGAACTGAATGCAGCAGGGAGGTGGAAATCACGAGGCAGTCTTGCTAGGTGGAAGTAAAACGCTGCTTGGACTGAGGTGTTGACTGCTGTGAAAGGACCAGGCCTGA
This region of Rhea pennata isolate bPtePen1 chromosome 8, bPtePen1.pri, whole genome shotgun sequence genomic DNA includes:
- the LOC134143341 gene encoding pancreatic alpha-amylase-like isoform X1, whose translation is MGIYFLLLVVELCWAQYNPNTQPGRTAIVHLFEWRWADIALECERYLAPNGFGGVQISPPNENIIITDPWQPWWERYQPVSYKLCTRSGNETEFRDMVTRCNNAGVHIYVDAVINHMCGASAGTGNHTTCGSYFNAKTEDFPAVPYSSLDFNDGKCKSRSGDIENYHDASQVRDCRLVSLLDLALEKDYVRSKIAEYMNYLIDIGVAGFRIDAAKHMWPEDVKATLDKLHNLNTNWFSPESKPFIYQEVIDLGGEPITGSQYFGNGRVTEFKYGAKLGTVIRKWNGEKMAYLKNWGEGWGFVPSDRALVFVDNHDNQRGHGAGGASILTFWDARLYKMAVGFMLAHPYGFTRVMSSFRWPRYFENGKDVNDWYGPPSNSDGSIKSVTINADSTCGNDWVCEHRWRQIRNMVIFRNVVDGEPFSNWWDNNSNQVAFGRGNKGFIVFNNDDWQMNMNLQTGLPAGTYCDVISGQKEDNRCTGIQVYVSGDGMANFQISNNAEDPFVAIHVDAKL
- the LOC134143341 gene encoding pancreatic alpha-amylase-like isoform X3; translated protein: MGIYFLLLVVELCWAQYNPNTQPGRTAIVHLFEWRWADIALECERYLAPNGFGGVQISPPNENIIITDPWQPWWERYQPVSYKLCTRSGNETEFRDMVTRCNNAGVHIYVDAVINHMCGASAGTGNHTTCGSYFNAKTEDFPAVPYSSLDFNDGKCKSRSGDIENYHDASQVRDCRLVSLLDLALEKDYVRSKIAEYMNYLIDIGVAGFRIDAAKHMWPEDVKATLDKLHNLNTNWFSPESKPFIYQEVIDLGGEPITGSQYFGNGRVTEFKYGAKLGTVIRKWNGEKMAYLKNWGEGWGFVPSDRALVFVDNHDNQRGHGAGGASILTFWDARLYKMAVGFMLAHPYGFTRVMSSFRWPRYFENGKDVNDWYGPPSNSDGSIKSVTINADSTCGNDWVCEHRWRQIRNMVIFRNVVDGEPFSNWWDNNSNQVAFGRGNKGFIVFNNDD
- the LOC134143341 gene encoding pancreatic alpha-amylase-like isoform X2, producing the protein MGIYFLLLVVELCWAQYNPNTQPGRTAIVHLFEWRWADIALECERYLAPNGFGGVQISPPNENIIITDPWQPWWERYQPVSYKLCTRSGNETEFRDMVTRCNNAGVHIYVDAVINHMCGASAGTGNHTTCGSYFNAKTEDFPAVPYSSLDFNDGKCKSRSGDIENYHDASQVRDCRLVSLLDLALEKDYVRSKIAEYMNYLIDIGVAGFRIDAAKHMWPEDVKATLDKLHNLNTNWFSPESKPFIYQEVIDLGGEPITGSQYFGNGRVTEFKYGAKLGTVIRKWNGEKMAYLKNWGEGWGFVPSDRALVFVDNHDNQRGHGAGGASILTFWDARLYKMAVGFMLAHPYGFTRVMSSFRWPRYFENGKDVNDWYGPPSNSDGSIKSVTINADSTCGNDWVCEHRWRQIRNMVIFRNVVDGEPFSNWWDNNSNQVAFGRGNKGFIVFNNDDW